The genomic DNA ACAACTTGATCCGGCGGCTGTGATGAATGAAGTTAATGAGGTTCGGCAAAAGATCAATCTCGGCATAGGGCATTTGGGCAAAATGAAGGAGTCCGAAATAAAAATTGGCCCTACCCCATATGAAACCGTTTTTCAAATGGACAAGGTACGTTTGTTTAAATATACCCCCACTGTCTCCGGAAAAACCACCATACCACTACTCATTAGCTATGCCTTGGTCAATCGCCCCACGATGGTGGATCTGCAAGAAGATCGTTCGTTGGTGAAAAATCTACTTGATTTGGGCGTAACAGTATATATGATTGATTGGGGATATCCCTCTCGCGCCGATCGGTGTCTAACATTGGAGGACTACATCAATGGCTATATTGATGCTTGTGTGGATCATATCCGAGATGCCCACAACTTGGAAAAAATCCACCTATTGGGTATTTGTCAAGGGGGAGTGATGGCAACATGTTATACCGCCTTGCACCAAGACAAAATTGCTAACCTGATTACGATGGTGATGCCCGTGGATTTTCACATTGAGCCAGATGAGATAGGGGGGCTATTGAATTGTTGGATGAAAGATGCCAATGTGGATTTGATGGTGGATACATTGGGCAATATGCCGGGTGATGTCATGAATTTTGGGTATCTATTGCTTAAACCGTATGCACTGGGTGTGCAAAAATATGTGGAAATGGTGGACGTTTTAGACAAGCCGAAAGCCCTGACCAATTTTATGCGGATGGAAAAGTGGATTTTTGATAGCCCGGATCAGGCAGGGGAGGCGTTCCGTTCGTTTAATAAGCAATTTTATGTGGAAAATAAGTTCATCAAAGGGGAGGTCATGATTGGAGAAGAGCGGGTGGATTTGAAAAATATCACCATTCCGGTGTTAAATATCTATGCCGAACAAGACCACTTGGTGCCGCCCAAGTCCACGCTCGCATTGGGAAATTACATCGGATCCAAAGACTATACCGTACAATCGTTTCCGGTAGGGCACATTGGCATGTACGTAAGTGGCAAGGTACAGCAAAGTTTGCCTCCAACGATTGCAAACTGGTTAAAGGAACGCGCTTGATAACATTACACAATTCTACATAATGGAAAGGGTTCAGCACCTTGTTTCTCCGATTCGGCAACGTCGGGGAAAGAGGGTGCTGGCGTCGTTTAATCTTAGTACGGCAGGTGGAATTGTTCTTCAACACTTCACGATACATTCAAAGAGGTATAACCATGTTAGGACTCGAAGGCAAAGTCATTTTTGTAAGTGGCGGAAACCGCGGTATTGGTGCCGCCATAGTCAATTTGCTCGAAGAAATGGGCGCCAAAGTCGCCTATAATTATCGTAGCGGAAAAGGCGAAAAAGGAACGGGGTATGTGGCAAACGTCACAGATCCTGAAGAAATGACGCAACTCATGGCCCAGATTGAACAAGATTTAGGGCCTATTTATGGCGTGGTCTGTAATGCCGGGATTACCCGCGATGCACTGGCCAGTAAACTGACGACCAGCGATTGGAACGAGGTGGTGGATACCAACCTTACGGGTGTCTGGAATACGATTCAGCCGAATTTGGCTGGAATGTATGAACGAAAGGAAGGTTCAGTGGTTCTGGTGAGTTCCATTGTAGGCGAGCGGGGCAATATTGGACAGATCAATTATGCAGCAACAAAGGGAGCCGTCATTGCAATGGCAAAAACCCTCGCACAAGAAGGTGCCCGGTACAAAGTTCGGGCAAATGTGGTTGCTCCTGGCTTTATCGAAACAGATATGACCAAGCCTATTCCAGAACCCGTGAAGGAAAAAATATATGCCCAAATTCCTATGCGGCGCTTTGGGAAACCGGAGGAGATTGCTTGGGCGGTGGTGTATATGCTTTCTCCTATTGCATCCAGCTTTGTAACCGGCCACGTCCTTTCTGTGAACGGTGGCCATTATATGTAAGATCATGGAAACAACCCTATTTGAACTTTGGCTCAAACAACTGCAACGGGCCTCTCAGGATCCGGATTGGTGGAAAAAAGGAATGTTGGAACCCCAATATGAGGCTGCCTCAACTGTTTCGGAATGGCTGAACCACTGGAAAACTGCACTTGACGGAACCGGAAACCCTGCCGAATTACAGAAAATGCAGGATGATTGGCATCGGATGATGGGGGTTGTGCCCAGACAACGCTATCTGGATTTGCTGGAAAAATACGATGCGCTTCAGCGGCAACTCGAACTGACCGAGCAAGCCCTTAGGGCGGCAAAAACCCCCGCAACCGCCACGACAGACCACGAATTGAATGAACAAATGGTCAAGTCTTGGCAACAGATGGCGGAACAAACGTTGTCGCTACAAAGTGCATGGCTTAAAAATTTTTCTGGTGATGAAACCCCTCCAACGTGAGGACATGCAGAAACTGCTCTATATTAAATCATCTTAAGTCCATTATTTACTTTAACTTAAAAATATAATCAAAGATGCGCGAAGTGTATATCGTATCCGCCGTAAGGACGCCCATTGGGCGTTTTGGCGGTTCATTAATGGAATATGGTGCTGTGGATCTGGCCTCCTTCGTGATGAAGGCAGCACTCGAAAAAGCAGGGGCTTCACCTGAAAACCTTGACCTCTATGTTTTTGGAAATGTATTGCGTGCTGGCTTGGGGCAATTGGTCCCACGACAAGCAGCACTCAAAGCTGGGATCCCTGATTTTGTGGATGGCTATGCTGTTGATATGGTTTGTTCCTCTGGAATGATGTCGCTGATGAATGCAGCTACGGCCATTCGTGCGGGCGAGGCCGATCTGGTGCTCGCTGGTGGCACAGAATCTATGAGCAATGCCGGATATGTTCTTTCTGGAAGGGCACGCTGGGGGTATAAATACTTGACGCCTGCCAATGCAGAACCGTTGCAAGACATTATGCACCGTGATGGCCTGCAAGATGTGTTTACCGGAGATGCAATGGGTAACCTGACAGAACAATTGGCGGCAGAAAACGGAGTGACCCGTGCCGATGTGGATGAAATAGCGGCGATGTCTAACCAACGGGCAGCCGCAGCCACGGCTTCCGGTGCTTTTCAAGGAGAAATTGTGCCCGTCTCATACAAAGTGAAGCGCGAAGTGAAAACCTTGACAGCAGACGAAGGGTTTCGGGCCGATACTACATTGACCTCTCTGGGTAGTTTGCGCCCCGCATTTCTCAAGGAAGGCATCCTTACCGCAGGAAATAGTAGTCAGATTAGCGATGGTGCGGCAGCTTTGTTACTGGCTTCTAAAGAGGCGGTGAATAAATATGGCCTTACGCCTTTGGCAAAAGTGACTGGAAGTTCTATTGCTGCCCATGCCCCTTATGCCTTCGCGTCTGCGCCCGTTCCAGCAGTGGAAAAACTATTGGCACGGACCGGGAAAACCATTGCCGATATAGACCTGATCGAAAATAATGAGGCATTTGCGGTGAACAGTGTACTGTTTAACCGCAAACTCGGTATCCCATACGAAAAATTGAATGTAAACGGTGGGGCAATTGCGCTTGGGCATCCAATCGGTTGTTCTGGTGCACGAATTATTGTTACGCTGGTACATGCGTTGCACCGTTTAGACAAACAAAACGGATTGGCTTCTATCTGTCATGGAACGGGCGGCGGTACAGCCGTCTCCGTAGAGCGGGTATAAGATGCCATGCCAAGAAAAAGGCTACTCACTGAAAAGAGTAGCCTTTTTTAAGGTAAATCAAGTCATACAATGGCCATAGGCAGCGGGTTGCATTATCCTTTTCCCGTTGTGGGTGCCGCTGGTTCTTGCTCCTCGAAGTATGGGCGTTCATAGACCTGTTTCGGCTTTTTGATTTGCTCGGTGAAGTACCGATTCCCGTCAAAGCCAGTTTTATACCACAAGTCCACATCTGGATCGTAGTAAAAATCAATATAGGGCTTAGGGTCAACAGCGTGCATCATCCGCCGGATTAATTCATGCTTGATGAGTGGCAGAACGTTTTCATCGGCCCAGTCTCCAGCAAAAATCACCCCTTTTCCTTTCGGCCCCAATCCATCCATGATCATGACCGGAATGGTGTCGTTCACCACCAAATAATACTCAAATTGGACGTGTTCCAATTCGCTCCGTCTCCGTTCTGGTGGGACATCAAAAATGGTGGAAGAAGGTGACCCAAAAAGGGATTGTAACAACGCCCGGATTTCAGCGGTCCGCATCGTGTCTAAAACAGAGGGTCTAGATAACGGCGCACCCGTCCAATCAGCATCGCGGAACGAATCTAAAAACCATTTCCGCTTAGGACGGGGCATATGCTGGATACTGCCTACATAAAAAGATTTTTCGGTTTCCTTTTCAAGTGGTTGAAACCACCCTCCAAGTCCTACCTCGTCTAAGTTTATGGGCTTAATAACCTTTGCACGCTCTGCCAATTTTTCCCACTGCACTTTTTTTCGGTAATATAAAGTGGGATCTTGTTTGCGTAAAGCCTCCTTTCGAAGGGCCGTATAAGGATCCTCCGATGGGTGCGCCGTTTCGGTTGTGGCCTGTGCTTCTACTGATGGGCTTGCACACAACATAAATAGCAGGCTAAGATATCCGCAGATCCGTCGCATGGTGAGTCGCGTTGGGATTAGTCAGTCATGGAAAGTACGGCCAAGAATGCTTCCTGTGGTACTTCCACCCGGCCTACTTGCTTCATGCGTTTTTTTCCTTCCTTTTGTTTTTCCAATAGTTTGCGCTTTCGACTGATATCCCCGCCATAGCACTTAGCGGTTACGTCTTTCCGGAATGCCCGTACCGTTTCTCGTGCAATAACCTTCGTACCGATCGAAGCCTGAATAGCAATCTCGAACATCTGACGCGGAATCAACTCTCTAAGTTTATTTGTCAACTTACGGCCCATATCATAGGCTTTGTCTTTGTGTACGATGGTGGAAAGGGCATCTACCGGATCACCATTAAGCATAACATCGAGTTTTACCAATTCGCTCGAACGGGTATCTATCAACTCATAATCAAAACTGGCATACCCACGACTCACCGACTTAAGTTTGTCGTAAAAATCAAACACAATTTCCGCGAGAGGAAGTTCGTATTGTAGATCCACTCGGTCGGTGGTTAAGTATTGGGTGTTTTTATACAATCCGCGCCTTTCCTGACATAACTGCATGAGGTTCCCGATGTATTCCGTCGGGGTTATAATCTGGGCACGGACATAAGGCTCTTCGATGTATTCAATTTTTCCGCGATCTGGCATGTCACTTGGGTTATCTACGGTAATAGTTTCCCCACTTTTAAGGGTGACCAAATACTCTACGTTGGGCACGGTGGTAACAATGTCCATATTGAACTCGCGAGAAAGCCGTTCTTGGACAATTTCCATGTGGAGCATACCCAGAAAGCCCACCCGGAATCCAAATCCCAATGCCACCGAGGTTTCAGGCACAAAAGAAAGGGCGGCGTCATTGAGTTGTAGCTTCTCTAATGAAGTGCGCAATTCCTCAAAATCTTCTGCTGCTGTCGGATATACCCCGCTGAATACCATCGGCTTCACATCTCGAAAGCCCGGAATCGGGTTGGCTGCCCCATGCCTGGCATGGGTCACGGTATCCCCAACTTTGGTGTCCAAAACATCCTTAACCGATCCTATTATGTAACCAACTTCACCCGCCCGTAGCGTCTGCGTGGGCTGATTGCCTAACCGCAAGGTACCAATTTCTTCGGCAAAATATCGCTTGCCATTGGACATGAACACAATCTGGTCACCTTTATTCAGGGTTCCTTCCATCACTCGGCAATACACTACCGATCCGCGAAACTGATTAAAAACTGAGTCGAAGATCAGAGCGCGGAGAGGAGCTTTCTCGTCTCCTTTTGGGGGAGGTATGCGGTGAATAATCGCCTCTAATACTTCTGGTACGCCCACACCAGTTTTGGCGCTGACGCCCATTACATCTTCAACCCTGCCACCAATTAAGTCCACAATACTTTGTGCCACAATTTCCGGATTGGCACTGGGCAAATCCACTTTGTTCATGACCGGAATGATCTCTAAGTCGTTTTCTAAAGCCAAATACAGGTTCGAGATGGTTTGTGCTTCGATGCCCTGTGCAGCATCCACGACCAAGATGGCTCCTTCACAAGCCTTGAGTGCTCGCGAAACTTCATAGGTGAAGTCCACGTGCCCGGGCGTGTCAATTAAATTAAGAATGTACGCTTCACCGTCTTGCGCACGATAGGTCATGCGGATGGCGTGACTCTTGATGGTGATACCACGTTCTTGCTCCAGATCCATCGAATCTAAAACCTGAGAGTGCATATCTCGTTTGGAAACCGTCGCTGTAATTTCTAACAAACGGTCTGCCAAAGTGCTTTTTCCGTGGTCAATATGGGCAATGATGCAAAAATTGCGAACCTTCTTTTGGTCGTATGACATAGAGTGGGGATTTCTGTCTTAAAAGGTAGAGACATAATATACCGAATCGGTTGGATCAGTTCCGTTGAATTTTTAAGATTCTCTTGAAGGTGCATTTTTTTTTAGAAGGGTATTGCGTACCCAAGAATAAGATTCTTATATTGCCGGCCTAAGCAAATGACGCCAAATTCCTCGGTAGCTCAATGGCAGAGCATGCGGCTGTTAACCGCAGGGTTGTAGGTTCGAGTCCTACCCGGGGAGCTTCTTAAAGCCCGTTAAATTTCAACGGGCTTTTTGCTTGATATCTTCATGGCTGCTGCTGGACTAATTTCATTGTAAAACTGGGAAAAGACCTCCCAGGGCAATACAAAAAATGGGAACCAAGTAAGGCGGCATATTGTTATGCGATAAACCGCTACCAGCATTGGTAAGCGTAAGTTGTG from Bacteroidetes Order II. bacterium includes the following:
- a CDS encoding SDR family oxidoreductase, with product MLGLEGKVIFVSGGNRGIGAAIVNLLEEMGAKVAYNYRSGKGEKGTGYVANVTDPEEMTQLMAQIEQDLGPIYGVVCNAGITRDALASKLTTSDWNEVVDTNLTGVWNTIQPNLAGMYERKEGSVVLVSSIVGERGNIGQINYAATKGAVIAMAKTLAQEGARYKVRANVVAPGFIETDMTKPIPEPVKEKIYAQIPMRRFGKPEEIAWAVVYMLSPIASSFVTGHVLSVNGGHYM
- the lepA gene encoding elongation factor 4 produces the protein MSYDQKKVRNFCIIAHIDHGKSTLADRLLEITATVSKRDMHSQVLDSMDLEQERGITIKSHAIRMTYRAQDGEAYILNLIDTPGHVDFTYEVSRALKACEGAILVVDAAQGIEAQTISNLYLALENDLEIIPVMNKVDLPSANPEIVAQSIVDLIGGRVEDVMGVSAKTGVGVPEVLEAIIHRIPPPKGDEKAPLRALIFDSVFNQFRGSVVYCRVMEGTLNKGDQIVFMSNGKRYFAEEIGTLRLGNQPTQTLRAGEVGYIIGSVKDVLDTKVGDTVTHARHGAANPIPGFRDVKPMVFSGVYPTAAEDFEELRTSLEKLQLNDAALSFVPETSVALGFGFRVGFLGMLHMEIVQERLSREFNMDIVTTVPNVEYLVTLKSGETITVDNPSDMPDRGKIEYIEEPYVRAQIITPTEYIGNLMQLCQERRGLYKNTQYLTTDRVDLQYELPLAEIVFDFYDKLKSVSRGYASFDYELIDTRSSELVKLDVMLNGDPVDALSTIVHKDKAYDMGRKLTNKLRELIPRQMFEIAIQASIGTKVIARETVRAFRKDVTAKCYGGDISRKRKLLEKQKEGKKRMKQVGRVEVPQEAFLAVLSMTD
- the phaC gene encoding class III poly(R)-hydroxyalkanoic acid synthase subunit PhaC — translated: MIHKVMMGIQLDPAAVMNEVNEVRQKINLGIGHLGKMKESEIKIGPTPYETVFQMDKVRLFKYTPTVSGKTTIPLLISYALVNRPTMVDLQEDRSLVKNLLDLGVTVYMIDWGYPSRADRCLTLEDYINGYIDACVDHIRDAHNLEKIHLLGICQGGVMATCYTALHQDKIANLITMVMPVDFHIEPDEIGGLLNCWMKDANVDLMVDTLGNMPGDVMNFGYLLLKPYALGVQKYVEMVDVLDKPKALTNFMRMEKWIFDSPDQAGEAFRSFNKQFYVENKFIKGEVMIGEERVDLKNITIPVLNIYAEQDHLVPPKSTLALGNYIGSKDYTVQSFPVGHIGMYVSGKVQQSLPPTIANWLKERA
- a CDS encoding thiolase family protein, with protein sequence MREVYIVSAVRTPIGRFGGSLMEYGAVDLASFVMKAALEKAGASPENLDLYVFGNVLRAGLGQLVPRQAALKAGIPDFVDGYAVDMVCSSGMMSLMNAATAIRAGEADLVLAGGTESMSNAGYVLSGRARWGYKYLTPANAEPLQDIMHRDGLQDVFTGDAMGNLTEQLAAENGVTRADVDEIAAMSNQRAAAATASGAFQGEIVPVSYKVKREVKTLTADEGFRADTTLTSLGSLRPAFLKEGILTAGNSSQISDGAAALLLASKEAVNKYGLTPLAKVTGSSIAAHAPYAFASAPVPAVEKLLARTGKTIADIDLIENNEAFAVNSVLFNRKLGIPYEKLNVNGGAIALGHPIGCSGARIIVTLVHALHRLDKQNGLASICHGTGGGTAVSVERV